ATCACTATTTACGGAGGTTGTATCATGTTTTCTAAATTTAAAACAAAGATGGAAAACCCCGAATTCAAGAAGAAATTCATGATTTATGCGGCTGTCATTGCAATTTTCTGGGCGAAGATGTATTACGTTCAGGGCAGTGTCTTCACGTTGAATATTGAAAATGCCAATGAAGCGGCTATTCTTGCGTTCAACCCACTGAGCAGTATTTTCCTACTATTCGGTGTCGGTATTCTTCTTGGCGGCCGTAAGGGAATGCTGGGGATGTATATATTCGGGTCCTTACTATTGTATGTAAACGTCCTATTTTATAGAGAATACAACGACTTTTTAACGATTCCGATGTTAGGTCAGGCGGCAAACCTTGCCGGTCTTGGCGGAAGTATCACCGATATCATGTCAGCCACAGACATTTTCCTGTTCCTTGATGTCTTCGTCGCTGCATTTCTATTGTTCTTCTTAAGAAAAAATCGTCTGCAGAGTTTCATGCCGAAACGAAAGGAAGGTTTGATCCTTGCGATGATCGCTGTTCCTTTGTTTGTCGTGAACCTCGGCTGGGCACAGACTGAGCGTACGGAATTGCTGCAGCGGGCATTCGACCGGAACATGCTTGTTAAGTACCTTGGTGTCCTGAACTTCCACGCGTATGACCTTGTTCTACAGGGACAGACAGAGGCGAAGCGTTCTTTCGCTGACAGTAATGAACTTGCGCCTGTCTTGAATTATCTAAATGAGAAAAAGACGGAGCCTAGTGAAGAAATGAAGGGAATTGCAGAAGGGAAGAACGTTATTGCTCTTTCCTTGGAAAGTACGCAGACCTTTGTTGTCGATAATACGGTGAACGGACAGGAGCTGACGCCATACTTGAACGACCTGAAAGAAGAAGGGGCTTATTTCAGTAACTTCTATCACCAGGTGAAGCAGGGGCGTACATCCGATTCCGAGTTTCTGTTGGATAACTCCTTGTATGGATTGAACCGTGGATCTGCATTCTTTACGCATGCGGGGAATGAATATGAGGCAACGCCGGAAGTGCTAGGCAAAGAAGGGTACACGTCTTCCGTTATGCATGCGAACGATGCCAGCTTCTGGAACCGTGATACGATGTATGATTCACTCGGATATGATCGTTTCTATTCCAAGAAGGATTTTGATGTAACTGAGGATAAATCCTATAACTGGGGTCTTCTCGATGAGTACTTCTTTGATGAATCCCTGGATAAGATGGAACAGATCGATCAGCCTTTCTATAATAAGATGATTACACTGACGAACCACCATCCGTTTACGCTTCCGGAAGATAAACAGATGATCGAGCCTGGACAAACATCCAGTAAGACGCTGAATAACTACTTCCAGACGATTCGTTATCAGGATGAAGCATTGAAACAGTTTGTAGAGAAATTCAAGAAATCTGATCTGGCCGATGACACGGTGTTGGTCATCTATGGGGACCACTTCGGTATTTCTGAGAACCATAAGAAAGCCATGGGTGAGTATTTGGATAAAGATATCAATGAATACGAACAGTTCCAGCTTCAACGCGTACCGCTTCTCATCATCGGAGAAGGCATTGAGCCGAAAGAATATGATACAGTCGGTGGTCAAATCGACCTGCGTCCGACAATCATGAATCTGCTTGGTGTGGAAGATGACAATCCCGTTCAATTCGGACAGGATCTCTTCAGTGAAGATCGTCAGGAATTGATGATCGACCGTGATGGTAACTTCGCAAATGAAAAATACGTCGGTGTTAATGGCAACTGCTATGACAGGGAGACCGGCGAACCGGTAGAAGGGGAAGATGCTTGTACTTCCGGATTTAAACAAGCGGAAGAAGAGCTTGCTCTATCTGACTCTGTCGTCTACGGCGACCTGCTTCGCTATTTAGACGAAACAGAAATGATTGAGCAGAAAGCTTCCTCAGATAAAAAAGAATAAGACAAGAGAAAGAGCTTGCGGGCTGAATCCCGCAAGCTCTTTTTTTATTGGTGTGCGTGGAGGAGGTATGCTTCTGTGAAGTCCACCACTGCGGGCTGGGGAAGCAGACGGGCTTCTGCCTCTCCGACCGGTGCTTTATTCAGCTGGTGCACCTTTTCGAATGCTTCTCCGATTGTTGGGAAACGTTCTTCCTCATACTCTAAATCTTTGTAAGTCCGCCATACTCTCTTTCCATCTTCATAAACCGGACTTCCATTCGTACATTCTTTCAGACACTTGGAACGATATTCCCCGAGATGCATGGACGTATTGCTCTCATAGTCCGTACCAAGTAAAAGGACATACCCGTCCCGGTCATAAATCCGGGCGAGTGGAGACTGGTCCCCAAGTCCGAAATCAAGCGAATGGTCCTTCGTGATTTCTTCGCTGTATTTCCCCCAGGCTGCGAAGGAAGAGACCGGATGGTTGCTCCGCTTGACATCAGGAAAAGAACGGAACGCCTCCGCGATCTGTCCCATGAAGTAACTAGGAGTGATGACCGGATCAAAGGCGGGCATTTCTGCGCGCACCGTTTCCCACCACGATTCAGGGATGGGTGGATTCCCCCATCCGGCTGGATCCGACATGTTGGCACTATGGGCAGGCATGACCAAGGTCCCTGTCGGTGTCAGAACGTCCTGCAGAGCATGGATGACGGTGACAGGTCCTCCACACACCCAGCCCAGCGAACTCATCGAGCTGTGAACAAGCACCGTCATACCTTCCTCCACTCCTAGATTTCTAAGGTCCTCCGCGAGGGATTTCCTTGTTTGTGGCTGCTTTGAAAATTGTACAGCGTTTGCTTCCGACATAGTCGAACGACCTCCTGCTTCCATTATGTAATGGATGTACTCCTTTTATTTTACAATGAATGGCAGGAGTTTAGGAGGGGATAATTTCATAAAAAAGGAACACCTCCGATCATCCTGCCGGAGGTGTTCTTCCTTTATTTTGTCTGATCCCTGTATTCTTTCTCCGTACCATCCGGGAAATCGACGTCGAGCTCGAAGGACTCATAATCATCCGGCAGGTTGAAGGCTTCCTTCACTTGCTTGATGACCTCATCGTCTGCGGTGTCCTTGTCGAACGTCAGCTCCTGGAACAGAGGTGTCATTTGTGCCAATGCCTCGTCGGACTGAAGGTTTTGGTCGTCCATGTCATCTTGATAACTCGCTTCCATTCCATCTTTCTCCTTTTCATAATCCACATCAAATGTATTGTTCTCCGGATAGTGGACCTCTAAGTCGAAGCTGGTGAACGGAAAAGATTGTTCATCCGTCTCTGCTGCACCATTTTCTGCCTGCTCCTCTTGAGGTGCATCCTCAGGTGGGTTGCTTACCTCATCATTATCGTTACATCCTGCTAACAGGAAAAAAGGGACTGCCGCCAGCAAGGATAGTGTTTTCCAGTTATTCATCATTCCTGCATCTCCTTTGATTTGAAAGTATTCGTAGTGTACCCAAT
This sequence is a window from Bacillus sp. SB49. Protein-coding genes within it:
- a CDS encoding LTA synthase family protein — translated: MFSKFKTKMENPEFKKKFMIYAAVIAIFWAKMYYVQGSVFTLNIENANEAAILAFNPLSSIFLLFGVGILLGGRKGMLGMYIFGSLLLYVNVLFYREYNDFLTIPMLGQAANLAGLGGSITDIMSATDIFLFLDVFVAAFLLFFLRKNRLQSFMPKRKEGLILAMIAVPLFVVNLGWAQTERTELLQRAFDRNMLVKYLGVLNFHAYDLVLQGQTEAKRSFADSNELAPVLNYLNEKKTEPSEEMKGIAEGKNVIALSLESTQTFVVDNTVNGQELTPYLNDLKEEGAYFSNFYHQVKQGRTSDSEFLLDNSLYGLNRGSAFFTHAGNEYEATPEVLGKEGYTSSVMHANDASFWNRDTMYDSLGYDRFYSKKDFDVTEDKSYNWGLLDEYFFDESLDKMEQIDQPFYNKMITLTNHHPFTLPEDKQMIEPGQTSSKTLNNYFQTIRYQDEALKQFVEKFKKSDLADDTVLVIYGDHFGISENHKKAMGEYLDKDINEYEQFQLQRVPLLIIGEGIEPKEYDTVGGQIDLRPTIMNLLGVEDDNPVQFGQDLFSEDRQELMIDRDGNFANEKYVGVNGNCYDRETGEPVEGEDACTSGFKQAEEELALSDSVVYGDLLRYLDETEMIEQKASSDKKE
- a CDS encoding aminoglycoside N(3)-acetyltransferase; this encodes MSEANAVQFSKQPQTRKSLAEDLRNLGVEEGMTVLVHSSMSSLGWVCGGPVTVIHALQDVLTPTGTLVMPAHSANMSDPAGWGNPPIPESWWETVRAEMPAFDPVITPSYFMGQIAEAFRSFPDVKRSNHPVSSFAAWGKYSEEITKDHSLDFGLGDQSPLARIYDRDGYVLLLGTDYESNTSMHLGEYRSKCLKECTNGSPVYEDGKRVWRTYKDLEYEEERFPTIGEAFEKVHQLNKAPVGEAEARLLPQPAVVDFTEAYLLHAHQ
- a CDS encoding YusW family protein — encoded protein: MMNNWKTLSLLAAVPFFLLAGCNDNDEVSNPPEDAPQEEQAENGAAETDEQSFPFTSFDLEVHYPENNTFDVDYEKEKDGMEASYQDDMDDQNLQSDEALAQMTPLFQELTFDKDTADDEVIKQVKEAFNLPDDYESFELDVDFPDGTEKEYRDQTK